A single region of the Gephyromycinifex aptenodytis genome encodes:
- a CDS encoding cell division protein CrgA, whose product MASTKRAKKPRRDDAPVARNMAPNPSWYVPVMLGLMILGLLWIVTFYLSAGAYPVRSWANWNLGAGFGLIIAGFLMTTNWR is encoded by the coding sequence GTGGCCAGCACGAAACGCGCCAAGAAGCCACGGCGAGACGACGCGCCGGTCGCGCGGAACATGGCTCCAAACCCTTCCTGGTACGTGCCGGTCATGCTGGGGCTGATGATCCTGGGCCTGCTGTGGATCGTCACTTTCTACCTCTCTGCCGGTGCGTATCCGGTGCGCTCGTGGGCTAACTGGAACCTCGGTGCCGGCTTCGGCCTGATCATCGCCGGGTTCCTCATGACGACGAACTGGCGGTGA